Genomic segment of Pseudomonadota bacterium:
TTCTCGCCATGTCGCAACAATGTGTGCATGCAGGCCATCACCGTCGAAGACGTGTACGTGAAGGTGGCCGAGGCGCTGTCTGCGTCGGCGGTCGCGCGCTGAGGGTCAGCGGAGACGGGTCGACGCTCAAGAGGCGGCGTTGATCTGCGTACGTCGCGGCATCGAGGTCAGCGCGAGGGCAAATGCGACGACGAAGAGCGCGGCCCCCACGAAGAAGACCGTGCCCTCGGGGATTCCGCTGGCATCCGCCGCGGTCGACCAGGCCAGCACGCGGGTGGCGCCCAGGGTGCCCAGGGTTGTGCACAGGGTGGTCAGACCCGCCAGTGCGCCTTGCAGCCGTCCCTGCTCTGACTCGTCGACCTCTTGAGATGCCAGTCCCTGGACCACGGGCACGGCGAGGTTGGCGCAGCACGACAGCGGAATTCCCACGTACATCAGCGCGTTCCCGGTGGCCATTCCGAAAAGCACGTAGCTGAGCGCGCCGAGGGCCAGGCTCGCGAGCAGGGTTGCGAGCTCGCCGAACCGCCGGATGAACACCCGAAGCCCTCCGCCTTGCAGCGCCGCGGCAAAGACGCCGATGAGCGCGAAGGTCCACCCGTTCTGTGCGGTGCTCCAGTGGAAGCGATGGGTGGTGTAGAGCACCCAGGTCGCGCGCAGGCACTGCAACCCGAGCATGGTGAACACGAGAAGGGTCGAGAGCCCCATCAACGTGCGCGAGCGCGTCAGCAGGCGCAAGGCGGCGACCGGATTCCCCCTGCTCCACGAGAAGGGTCTTCGGTTCTCCGGGGCAAGGGTCTCGGGGAGCACCGCGATGCCGTAGGCGAGGTCTACGAGGGCCAGCACCATCGCGAAGATGAACGGCACGTGAAGCCCGAATGCGCTCAGCGCGCCGCCCAGCGCCGGACCGAGGATGAGCCCCACCCCGAACGTGGCGCCGATGAGCCCGAAGCTCTTGGCGCGCTCTTGCGGGGGGGTGACATCGGCGATGCAGGCAGAGCACACGGTCATGCTGGCGCCGGAGATGCCGTTGATGATCTGCGCCGCGAACACCCACGAAAGGCTCGGGGCCTGCCAGAGCAACCAGTAGCAGACGGCCGTGCCGCTGAGCGACACGAACAGCAGGGGCTTTCGCCCCAGCTGGTCGGAGAGGGTCCCCTGCACGGGCGAGAACACGAACAGCATGAGCGTGTACACGGCCATCACGAGTCCGAACGACGATGCGCCTTGCGAGAGGTCTCCCCCGTGGAAGTCTGCGATGAGGCGAGGCAGGACAGGAATCATGATGCCCACGCCGAGCACGTCGAGCAGCAGGGTCACGATCACGAACATCAGGGCTGAGCGGGGGCGATTCTGCAAACGATTCTCCGAGGGGGGCGTGCGGCACCGTCCAACAGGATCAGTGGCGCGGAGTGCGAACTCTGCGAGGTGCTTATCTTCTTCCTCGCCGGGTTCCTGGTCGCCCTGGCGCAGTTTGTTCCTGGCGGGCCCTTCACGTGGGCGTTTGGCGCGAATCGAGACGCGAAGATCGCGTCTCCGATCATCTGCGCGCTCATCATCGGGGCCTGCTGCGGCACGCCACCCCCTGTCTGGGCCGATGGAGCCGTGCCTTCGGCCTCACCCTCGGTTGCAGTCCCCGCTGCGTCGCCCACCCCCGCTTCCCCCTCCGATGAGGTGGACAGGTGGTCGGGGCGGGTCTACGCGCAGGGGGGGTATCTCAACAACCTGAACCACCCCAATCCCGAGATCAACGACTACCATCAGTTCGATTATCGCGCCAACGCCCTCACCCTTGACGCGTTGCAGGTTCTGCTTGAGAAGGAGCCCACCCTCGATCAGCCTGTCGGCTTTCGGGTGAACGTCATCGGAGGCCAGATCGCCCGCGTCGTGCACGCCAACGGTTTGGGCACCGAAGCCTCGCAGGTCGATCTGTTCGAGGGGCTTCTGCGCTTCAAGGCGCCGCTGGGGAACGGCCTCGACATCGACGTGGGGAAGTTCATCGCCACCCAGGGGTTCGAGAACCCCATGGCCATCGACAACTTCAATTACTCCACCGGTCTGATGTACAACTTCCTCAATCCGAACACGCTGACCGGCCTGCACCTGCGCTACCCGTTCAGCGAGCGTCTCGAGACGCATCTCTATGCCACGAACGCCTGGGATTCGTTCTCGAACCGCAACCGTGGCTTCACCTATGGCTTCGGGCTCTACTACACGTTCGACGAGAAGTGGACCGCCAATGTCAACACCATCATCGGCCCGCAGCAGTTCGGCAACTCTCGCAACCTGCGTGCGATGTACGACGTGGTGCTCACCTTCGAGCCGGACAAGGACACCCAGATCGTGGGCGAGATCGATTACGGGAACGAGTCGAACGTGCCCGGCCTCGTCCCCGGCAACGCCCACTGGAACGCCGCGGGCCTGTGGTTCCGGCGCCAGATCACCCCCACCTTCGCGCTCGCGCTGCGGCCGGAGTTCGTCAACGACAGCACCGGCGCGCTCACGGGCACGCCGCAGGTGCTCAAGGCCATCACCTTCACGCCAGAGATCAAGATGGGCGACTTCGTCGTGCGTCCGGAGATCCGTCGCGACTGGTCGAACGCCCGCTCGTTCGACACCGGCACGCGCAAGGGCCAGACCATCATCGGCATCGGCGTGATGTATCAGCACCCGTTCTCGT
This window contains:
- a CDS encoding porin, giving the protein MLQTILRGGRAAPSNRISGAECELCEVLIFFLAGFLVALAQFVPGGPFTWAFGANRDAKIASPIICALIIGACCGTPPPVWADGAVPSASPSVAVPAASPTPASPSDEVDRWSGRVYAQGGYLNNLNHPNPEINDYHQFDYRANALTLDALQVLLEKEPTLDQPVGFRVNVIGGQIARVVHANGLGTEASQVDLFEGLLRFKAPLGNGLDIDVGKFIATQGFENPMAIDNFNYSTGLMYNFLNPNTLTGLHLRYPFSERLETHLYATNAWDSFSNRNRGFTYGFGLYYTFDEKWTANVNTIIGPQQFGNSRNLRAMYDVVLTFEPDKDTQIVGEIDYGNESNVPGLVPGNAHWNAAGLWFRRQITPTFALALRPEFVNDSTGALTGTPQVLKAITFTPEIKMGDFVVRPEIRRDWSNARSFDTGTRKGQTIIGIGVMYQHPFSWR
- a CDS encoding MFS transporter; amino-acid sequence: MFVIVTLLLDVLGVGIMIPVLPRLIADFHGGDLSQGASSFGLVMAVYTLMLFVFSPVQGTLSDQLGRKPLLFVSLSGTAVCYWLLWQAPSLSWVFAAQIINGISGASMTVCSACIADVTPPQERAKSFGLIGATFGVGLILGPALGGALSAFGLHVPFIFAMVLALVDLAYGIAVLPETLAPENRRPFSWSRGNPVAALRLLTRSRTLMGLSTLLVFTMLGLQCLRATWVLYTTHRFHWSTAQNGWTFALIGVFAAALQGGGLRVFIRRFGELATLLASLALGALSYVLFGMATGNALMYVGIPLSCCANLAVPVVQGLASQEVDESEQGRLQGALAGLTTLCTTLGTLGATRVLAWSTAADASGIPEGTVFFVGAALFVVAFALALTSMPRRTQINAAS